In Hoplias malabaricus isolate fHopMal1 chromosome 6, fHopMal1.hap1, whole genome shotgun sequence, a single window of DNA contains:
- the nkiras1 gene encoding NF-kappa-B inhibitor-interacting Ras-like protein 1 produces MGKGCKVVVCGLASVGKTAILEQLLYGNHNVGSESNETQEDIYVASVETDRGVREQLRLYDTRGLRDGQDLPKHYFSVADGFVLVYSVDSLESFKKVDLLKKEIDKSRDKKEVMVMVLGNKSDLRERRQVEAEVAQQWARGEKVKLWEVSVTERGSLIEPFTTLTSRLTQPQSKSAFPLPGRKSKGTPSNDI; encoded by the exons ATGGGGAAAGGCTGTAAAGTTGTGGTTTGTGGTTTGGCGTCTGTTGGAAAAACTGCTATTCTTGAACAGTTACTGTATGGAAATCATAATGTAG GTTCAGAATCCAATGAAACCCAGGAAGACATCTATGTGGCCTCAGTAGAGACGGACCGAGGAGTGAGGGAGCAGTTACGGTTATACGACACAAGGGGGCTCCGGGATGGTCAGGATCTCCCGAAACATTACTTCTCTGTGGCAGATGGCTTTGTGCTGGTCTACAGCGTGGACAGTCTGGAGTCCTTCAAGAAAGTCGACCTGCTGAAGAAGGAAATTGACAAATCCAGGGACAAAAAAGAG GTGATGGTAATGGTGTTGGGGAACAAGTCGGACCTGCGGGAGCGCCGGCAGGTGGAGGCGGAGGTGGCGCAGCAATGGGCTCGGGGAGAGAAGGTGAAGCTGTGGGAGGTGAGCGTCACGGAGCGTGGTTCTCTCATCGAGCCGTTCACGACCCTCACCAGCCGCCTCACGCAGCCTCAGAGCAAGTCCGCCTTCCCCCTGCCCGGCCGCAAGAGCAAGGGCACGCCCTCCAACGACATCTGA